A single window of Gossypium hirsutum isolate 1008001.06 chromosome A10, Gossypium_hirsutum_v2.1, whole genome shotgun sequence DNA harbors:
- the LOC107897639 gene encoding serine/arginine-rich SC35-like splicing factor SCL28 isoform X2 — MGRYRSRSKSYSPRRRSRSPTRGRKRYDDEPRDRQQSHRDHRRRSPLPSGLLIRNLPLDARPEDLRVPFERYGPVKDVYLPKNYYTGEPRGFGFVKFRYGEDAAEAKQRMNHQVIGGREIRIVFAEENRKTPQEMRLTARVSGRDRGSRRTPPRSPRRRYRSYSCSPSPAGHDSRDQRGKDYHHSPRRSRSISQDRGMRDDYRSPSRSRSMSRDCGAKDDYRSPRRSRSVSRSLSPRSPHGDRDREYRTKQRSPSPRENGQSLQDERDHVSSRSKSPRRVNRSPSRSRSRSLSPR, encoded by the exons ATGGGGAGGTATCGGAGCCGGAGCAAAAGCTACAGTCCTCGTCGTCGTAGCCGGAGTCCCACTCGTGGAAGGAAGAGGTACGACGATGAACCTCGCGATCGCCAGCAATCTCACCGTGACCACCGTCGCCGCTCCCCTCTCCCTTCTGGTTTGCTCATTCGCAATCTCCCTCTCGACGCTAG GCCTGAAGATCTTAGGGTTCCCTTTGAACGGTATGGTCCGGTGAAGGACGTTTATCTGCCAAAAAACTATTATACAGG GGAACCACGGGGCTTTGGTTTTGTGAAGTTTCGGTATGGTGAAGATGCTGCTGAAGCAAAACAACGAATGAACCATCAAGTTATTGGTGGACGTGAGATAAGAATTGTTTTTGCTGAGGAGAATAGAAAGACTCCCCAAGAAATGCGTCTGACTGCCCGTGTAAG TGGTCGAGATAGGGGAAGCAGGAGAACACCGCCTAGGTCCCCAAGACGCCGATATCGCT CTTACTCTTGCTCACCTTCACCTGCTGGGCATGATTCAAG GGATCAGAGGGGGAAAGATTATCACCACTCCCCTAGGCGGTCTAGATCAATTTCTCAGGATCGTGGTATGAGAGATGATTATCGCTCTCCCAGTCGGTCCAGATCCATGTCAAGGGATTGTGGGGCAAAAGATGATTATCGCTCTCCCAGGCGATCTAGATCTGTTTCTCGGTCTCTTTCTCCACGTTCTCCACATGGTGACAGGGACAGGGAATACAGAACCAAGCAGAGGTCCCCTAGTCCTAGGGAGAATGGTCAGAGTCTACAAGATGAGAGAGATCATGTGAGCAGCAGGTCAAAGAGCCCAAGGCGTGTCAATCGCAGTCCTTCAAGGTCTCGTTCACGATCTTTGAG TCCTCGCTAG
- the LOC107897639 gene encoding serine/arginine-rich SC35-like splicing factor SCL28 isoform X1 codes for MGRYRSRSKSYSPRRRSRSPTRGRKRYDDEPRDRQQSHRDHRRRSPLPSGLLIRNLPLDARPEDLRVPFERYGPVKDVYLPKNYYTGEPRGFGFVKFRYGEDAAEAKQRMNHQVIGGREIRIVFAEENRKTPQEMRLTARVSGRDRGSRRTPPRSPRRRYRSYSCSPSPAGHDSRDRDQRGKDYHHSPRRSRSISQDRGMRDDYRSPSRSRSMSRDCGAKDDYRSPRRSRSVSRSLSPRSPHGDRDREYRTKQRSPSPRENGQSLQDERDHVSSRSKSPRRVNRSPSRSRSRSLSPR; via the exons ATGGGGAGGTATCGGAGCCGGAGCAAAAGCTACAGTCCTCGTCGTCGTAGCCGGAGTCCCACTCGTGGAAGGAAGAGGTACGACGATGAACCTCGCGATCGCCAGCAATCTCACCGTGACCACCGTCGCCGCTCCCCTCTCCCTTCTGGTTTGCTCATTCGCAATCTCCCTCTCGACGCTAG GCCTGAAGATCTTAGGGTTCCCTTTGAACGGTATGGTCCGGTGAAGGACGTTTATCTGCCAAAAAACTATTATACAGG GGAACCACGGGGCTTTGGTTTTGTGAAGTTTCGGTATGGTGAAGATGCTGCTGAAGCAAAACAACGAATGAACCATCAAGTTATTGGTGGACGTGAGATAAGAATTGTTTTTGCTGAGGAGAATAGAAAGACTCCCCAAGAAATGCGTCTGACTGCCCGTGTAAG TGGTCGAGATAGGGGAAGCAGGAGAACACCGCCTAGGTCCCCAAGACGCCGATATCGCT CTTACTCTTGCTCACCTTCACCTGCTGGGCATGATTCAAG AGACAGGGATCAGAGGGGGAAAGATTATCACCACTCCCCTAGGCGGTCTAGATCAATTTCTCAGGATCGTGGTATGAGAGATGATTATCGCTCTCCCAGTCGGTCCAGATCCATGTCAAGGGATTGTGGGGCAAAAGATGATTATCGCTCTCCCAGGCGATCTAGATCTGTTTCTCGGTCTCTTTCTCCACGTTCTCCACATGGTGACAGGGACAGGGAATACAGAACCAAGCAGAGGTCCCCTAGTCCTAGGGAGAATGGTCAGAGTCTACAAGATGAGAGAGATCATGTGAGCAGCAGGTCAAAGAGCCCAAGGCGTGTCAATCGCAGTCCTTCAAGGTCTCGTTCACGATCTTTGAG TCCTCGCTAG